Below is a window of Malus domestica chromosome 13, GDT2T_hap1 DNA.
AGAGAAGGTCTTATTTAATGGCGTTATTTATTGTACCACCCATTTTGGGAGAGGAAAATCTGACACAGTTTTCATCCGCATCCGCTGATAATAATTATCAAAGATTAAATCCAAATCTCACCCTTTTCAATTGACCATGACTATTTAACACTCACCTCCTCCCTCGGTTCTCCATCGTTCAAAGCCAAGCCAGAAAGCAATTGTTAGCTTCCGAGCCAAGCCAAATTGCAGAGCagagaaataataaaatagcAATAATATCAGTAAATAATaaagccccaaaaataaaaGAGTGAGAAAACGCCTTGGAGGAGgcaccactctctctctctctctctctgttttagctcactcctctttctctctctctctaaccctgAAATAGAGGAAGCAGAGATGCCCATTAGAGTTTAATGTCTACCCACCTCTTCTTCTGAGctcctctgtctctctctctctctctctctctctctctctacaaagacTGAAACTCTGTTGGTTCAAAACTTTCTCTGCTCAGAGAAACGCAGACCCATTTGTTTTCTCTCTGTGTTCTTCGCTAGGAAAAAgtccccccccaaaaaaaaggaaacaaccCATTTTCTGTAGCTCCTGTAATTTCACCTCCCTctctctgtgtgcgtgtgtgtgtgtgtgtgttttctgTAGCCTCTGTTTGTTAGATCTATTAATTGTAACCTTGTGTTAATTTGTTGCATTTGAGCTGTGACTATGAGTAAAGAAGAGTTCTTGAAGATCCAGGTACACTCTTTCCCTCTCGTTCTTAATTCTTTGCTTCATTTGAACTCAAATGTCtctaatttttttacttttatttatttttcacctTTGTGAATATTTCTTTTTACTCTGCTGTATTCTTTGGGTTATCTGTACATGCAGAAATGTGTTCTCAAAGTGAACATCCACTGTGATGGGTGTAAacacaaagtaaagaaaatccTGCAGAAAATCGACGGTATGCTCCATTTTTAATCCATATTTTAAATTCGGTCACAAAAATATTTCTTTGCGGTGAATCACATTTCCCCTTTTGGTTTTGTGTGATACGAATTTCAAAGTTTGCATCTTTTTCTGAAATTTTGTTGGTTAATTTTGCGTTTTGATTTTTAAACAGGGGTTTTCACCACCGACATAGATTCAGAGCAGGGGAAGGTGACGGTCTCCGGAAATGTGGACCCTGCTATTCTGATTAAGAAGCTTGCAAAATCCGGCAAACATGCAGAGCTTTGGGGCGCTCCGAAGGCAAACAACAACCAGAGCAACCTCCCTAATCAGTTCAAGAACATGCAAATTGACAATGGCAAGGGTGAAAACAACGGCGGTAAAGGCGGGCAGAagggtggtggtggcggtggtgcTAACAACCAGCCAAAGAGCGGCCAACAAGGCGGCCAGAAACCGCAGCAGCAGAACCAGCAGCTTCAGCAGCAGCAACTGCAGCAACTCAAGCAGCAGCAACTGCAGCAACTCCAGCAGCAGCAACTGCAGCAACAACTCCAGCAGCAGCAACTGCAGCAACTCCAGCAAATGAAAGGGTTCCAAGATCTGAAGCTGCCCCCATTGAAGGGCATGCAAATGCCCTCTAATTTCAAGGACCAGAACCCGAACCCGAATCAGAAGGCGGTGAAGTTCAACATGCGGGAGGAAGAGGATTTGAGTGACGATGAGTACGATGACCTTGATGACGATGATGACTATGACTATGACGACGATGAGTTTGATGATAACATGGATGAGCCCCATCATCCTCTCACAAAGGGGAAGCCTGTGATGATGGGCAATGGTGGCCAGGGGATGCCTCCGAACATGGGGATGATAAATGAGTTGATGAAGGGGAACCATCCTCAGATGATGAATGCCGCCGCCCAAAAGGGTGGTGGCGGGAATGGTGGTGCCCAGAATGGAGGTGGTGCTGTGGTTAATGGGAAGAAGGGAGGAGGAGGCGGTGGTGGGCCTGTGCCTGTTGGTGGTGGGCCTGTGCCTGTTGGTGGTGGGAACAATGAGGGTAAAAATGGAAGTGGAGGAAAGAAGGGCGGCGGCGGTGGTGGAGACCAACACCACAATCAAGGAGGCGGGGGTGGAAAGAATGGAGGCAAAAGTGGGGGCTCTCCGTTGGATGGCAAAACTGGTGGTGGGGGAAATGCCAAGAATGGGAACAGTGGTCAAGGGGGTCCTAATGGGAGCATGAACAATGGCAATGGGGGTAAAAAGggtggtggcggcggcggcggcggcggaggaggaggaaTGAGTGAAGTTCAAGCTATGAAAAATGCTTTTCAGAACATGGGTGGCCGTCCTCAGGGCATGCCTGGAGTTAATGTGGGTCAGATGGGCAACATGAACATGGGAATGGGGCCAATGAGCATGCCTATGAGCCAAATGGGCAACATTCCAGCTGTTCAAGGCCTTCCGGCTGGCGCCATGAATGGCGGTGGTGGAGGAGGCGCCGGCGGAGGGTACTTCCAAGGAGGTGGGCCCGAGGCCATGCCTGGTAACCCctaccaacaacaacaatactTGCAGGCTGTGATGAACCAGCAAAGGGCAATGGGCAATGAGAGGTTCCAACCAATGATGTATGCTAGGCCACCACCTGCTGTCAACTACATGCCGCCCGGCCCCCCACCTCCATACCCATACCCATACGCTCCTCCTCCAGCTGGTGAACCATACACTCACTTCTTCAGTGATGAGAACACCTCAAGTTGCAATGTGATGTGAAAAAGCAAAATCAAACAATTGACTGAAAATTGGTCCTGCTGCTGCTGATTTGGGTTAATTTGCTGAGTTTGTGGTGGTTCTGGTGATGGTGATTGCAGTTAATGGTTCTAAGATCTGATGCCATATTATACATGGAAAtgctttttcttccctttttttagtttaatttctcctctttttttttttccaactttgATCATCTTACCTTTTAatccaagttaattagggttttaattaAGAGTAGGGAGTATTTATAGATAATATATTTAaagtaattaggggaggagatGGGGATGTAAGTGGAGGGAGAGGAGAGTGTGCTCTGCACTgctgtctctctctctgttttttaTGAGGAtgtttatatatgtttataaGTTGCAGAAACAAAAATAAGATGAAAAGAGGAAGGGAggccccatctctctctctatctgccCCATTTTCTCTCATAATTTCAATTCCAAATCCtctcttatttttatttgatCAGAATTGTTCACGGGCTTTGCGCATTATCTATGTACAAACTTTGCTTCAATGTGATTGACATCATGGATGTTTTGGGCGGTAGGTCCACTTAAATGAGTAGGGCTGGTGGAAATCTGGACCCACCAATCCTCAACAGTGTGTTTCAAGTATGCCCCGCCAACCACTGTTTACAAAGATAAAAGAATCATTGATTTGATTCTCTCTAAACCCAAAAGAGGTAATGCGTgagttcaaaattttaaactaaatgttATTTAAGTGTTAATcaatgtatttattttttttattgatgatacattatttaatttataaatttagtttaaCAATTTGATCTCTCCTATTGAAAGTTCAAACcttcaaagtgtttttgttaaaactgaaattaaaatatgaatagaaaagaaaattttgtatAAAGGGTCCTCGAAAGGaggggttagggttttgggggAGTTAGAGTGTCGCTTCGTctgctagggttagggtttgcaTGAAAGTTGACTGTACGGGGTAGAAAGCAATACTGTGTTGATCTCTTGGTGGGGCAGAGTATTCTGGGGGTCGTCGCACATGGATGATCCAAGGATGGAGGAATTGGGGCATAGGTTTGGGTTTAACCTTAGGCTGTCTGATAAGGAGCGGAAGTGCATTGTTATAGGGAAAAAAGAGGTTGAGGAGGCTTTGCTTGGATTCCACTTTTGTGTGGTTGCAGAGGTTCTCACTGCAAAGGAGGTGCATAGGGATGCTTTCATTGATCGGTTTACTTCTCTATGGCGAGGGAGGAGTGGGGTCTTACTTAGAGATTTGGGGAATCGGCGCTTCCTTGCACGTTTTGTTACTAAACAGGATATGACTTGTGTTGTTGATGTAGATCAACCGTGGACGTTCAAGGATGATTTAGTTATGGTGGCGGATAGGACGCAGATGGGTAAGAATCGATGGGAGCCTCTTACTCTTGGGTCTTTTTGGGTGTAGTTTCATAACATTCCACCCCTTAGCATGACTGGGGCTATTGCATATGCATTTGGTGGTCTGTTGGGTACTGTGTTGACAGTTGATAGAAGTGCGAGTAAGGAATGTATTGGAAGATTTCTGAGAACAAAGGTTCGTTTTAACGTAAAGGAACCACTAATGCGATGCACTTTTGTTCAGTTTCCTGATAAAGGATCAATTTGGGTGGACTTTAAATATGAATGTCTACCAAACTATTGTTTGATCTGTGGTCATATGGGACACCCTATTAGAGTGTGTCGAGATTCTTTGGATGGGGTTACTGCTGTGGGTGTTGGTGGACGGACGTACGGCTATGCTTTTATGGGTCTTAATGCGGTATCGGATTTACGTGGTTATCCACTTCGGTAAATTAATTGACAAGGGTCGGGGTTAGGGGAGAGTAGTGGGTGTAGTAGTCCTACACTGAGACCATTTGGTAGGGTGGTGGAGAATATAATACATGGAAGTGGTAGTGAGTCCTTGATTGGCAGTGACGAGCAGGATGGTGCGCAAGGGGGAGGTGTGATGACGATGGATGGTAACTTGCATGGCACGCGGGTGGAACAAATCAGGGAAATAAAGGTGAGGGAGGAATTGGAGTGGCAGGCAAGGGAGAAAGCTTTTGACGAGGGGTTGATTAGGTCGGGGGGAACGGTTGAGTCTGGAGTAAAGAATGTGGTATTGTTTAGTTTGGATGAGGTGGAGAATGGTACTAAGGGTGGGGCTGTGTCTGAAGATCTTGGGGGTGGGTTTGATTTGAATCTTATGCCGATGGACGGTGATCTTGGTGGTGAGAGGGTGGGAGTGGTGATCAAGGGAGAATCAGAGCTTCTTCCAGTGGGGGGTAGTCAAGATTCGGATCCCTTTAATTTGGGGCCAATTATTGAGGCTATTTCTCGGGAGAGGAAGATGAGGAAGCGAGGGTTAAAGGAGGTCGAAAGGTTTGATGCGGCTCTGGCTATAGGGGACTTTAGGTGTGTTTGACGTTGGTCGTCAACTGTTCTGTCTGAGGCTGAGGAGACCAGCCTTGAGGGGTCTCCAAGTGCCCAATGAAGCTACTAGCATGGAACTGTCAGGGTATCAGGGGTGACCTGACATTTGACAATTTGATGGAGCAATGTAGGCTTCACACCCCCGACATGGTGATCCTACTGGAAACAAAGAACAAATCTAGGCGCTATGGTTATCTAAAAAGGAGGATGGGAATGGAGTATATGCATGCAGTGGAACCTTGTGGCATTGGTGATGGGATGTGTTTGTTTTGGAAGGATGTGTCACATGTGTCTCTTATGAAATATGCAGATTTTGTCATTGAGGTTAAAATATGGGATAGTCGTAAGCAGTGTTTTTGGCGCCTTTTTGCCATTTATGCTAGTACGGAtgcgaaaaaaaagaaaaggagcaATGGGTGGCTTTGAGTGGACACCTTGAAAAAGAAAGTGATAGATGTCTCCTCATTGGGGATTTTAATGATATTCTGAGTAATTATGAGAAAGAAGGGGGTAACTATAGAATAGTGGCTAGTTTGCGGGACTTTCGTGATTTTGTGGCGTGGAACGAACTTATAGATTTGGGCTATGACGGTTATTCGTTCACATGGAGGAATAATAGGGAGGTAATGCCAATTCAACAAAGATTAGATCGTGGTTTGGCAAGTTTGGGATGGTATGAGCTCTATCCGGATACGAAGATTCTACATGTGGTGTTGGAAGGTTCTGATCATGCCATGCTTGTTCTTTCCATGGAGAAGCAGTGGGTTCGGAGGGGGTGACAGTTTACGTATGATGCGAGGTGTGGAAAGTTAGAGGAGTGTCGAGACTTGGTGGCTAAGGAATGGGGGGGGGAGTTATGGGGGAT
It encodes the following:
- the LOC103453067 gene encoding heavy metal-associated isoprenylated plant protein 32-like, yielding MSKEEFLKIQKCVLKVNIHCDGCKHKVKKILQKIDGVFTTDIDSEQGKVTVSGNVDPAILIKKLAKSGKHAELWGAPKANNNQSNLPNQFKNMQIDNGKGENNGGKGGQKGGGGGGANNQPKSGQQGGQKPQQQNQQLQQQQLQQLKQQQLQQLQQQQLQQQLQQQQLQQLQQMKGFQDLKLPPLKGMQMPSNFKDQNPNPNQKAVKFNMREEEDLSDDEYDDLDDDDDYDYDDDEFDDNMDEPHHPLTKGKPVMMGNGGQGMPPNMGMINELMKGNHPQMMNAAAQKGGGGNGGAQNGGGAVVNGKKGGGGGGGPVPVGGGPVPVGGGNNEGKNGSGGKKGGGGGGDQHHNQGGGGGKNGGKSGGSPLDGKTGGGGNAKNGNSGQGGPNGSMNNGNGGKKGGGGGGGGGGGGMSEVQAMKNAFQNMGGRPQGMPGVNVGQMGNMNMGMGPMSMPMSQMGNIPAVQGLPAGAMNGGGGGGAGGGYFQGGGPEAMPGNPYQQQQYLQAVMNQQRAMGNERFQPMMYARPPPAVNYMPPGPPPPYPYPYAPPPAGEPYTHFFSDENTSSCNVM